The Paenibacillus sp. G2S3 region TGGAAGATTTCTTATACCACAATGCCCATCTAACTAGCAGTGATGATACGTTTACTTTAGCTATGAATTGGCTGAATATCACAATGGATCAGTTAGTTACTAGACAGCAGGGTGATGGTATCTATGCAGGACTGCCATGGTTTAACGAATATTGGGGACGGGATCAATTTATAGCTCTTCCGGGAGCTGTGCTAGTTACAGGGCAATTCGCAACGGCTAGAAATATTTTGCTATCATTCGCAGAGTTTCAGAATACGGACGAAGATTCTAAATACTTTGGTAGAATTCCAAATATCTTGTCTCCTGGAAAGGTGGATTACCATACAACGGACGGTACGCCGCGATTCATTATCCAGTTGCAGGATTACGTTAAGTATTCAGGAGATACAGCGATCATTAAAGAGCTTTATCACAATGTACAATATAGTATTGAAGGTTCCATAAAATATTGGGTAGATGATAAAGGGTATTTGAAGCACGCAGATAATGAAACTTGGATGGATGCCCGGGATGGCAATTTGGAGTCGTATTCTCCTCGGGATACCCGTGCCAATGATATTCAAGCACTCTGGTATAACCAATTGCTTGCTGGTGTTTACTTTGCTGAATATATGAATGACAAGGTGAATGCTGATAAATGGAAGGGCATTGCTGAAACCTTGAAGCACCATTTTGAGGTCGATTTCATTGATCAAGCGCATCCTTATTTAGCAGACAGACTGGATGCAGAAGACAAGCCGGAATTCTCCCTGCGCCCAAACCAGTTATTTGCTTTTGAAATGTTTGATGATAATGATTTTAAGGCTAGAGCGATTCGTACCGCATGGGAAGAGTTGGTCTATCCATGGGGCGTTGCTTCGCTAGATAGACATCATCCATTGTTCCGCCCATTTCATTTAACCTCTCATTATCCAAAAGACGAGGCTTACCATAACGGTGCGGTTTGGATTTGGCTGAATGGTATTGCGATGCAGCGTATGATTGAAGCAGGGCAGGAAGAAACAGCCTATCAGCTATTCAAGAATATGAACTGGCAGGCCTTGAATTTAGGGGTTGTTGGTGGACTTTGTGAGAATATGGATGCTTATCCTGAGGAAGGTAAGAGCTGGGCGAAGCTAACAGGTGCATATCTGCAAGCTTGGTCCAATGCTGAGCAGCTGCGTGTGTGGTATCAATACTTCTTGGGTATCCGTCCAGACCTGATTAACAATACACTGACAATTGCACCAAGAATTCCGCAAGAGCTTGAATCCTTGGCTTATGATGTGAATATAGGGAATGGACGTATTGAAGCCACCTATAACCGTGGACTTGAAATCACACACTCCTATACATTCAAGAATGTGGGACTGGAAGTTATGATTGATGTGTCTCCTTTTGAAACGATATCGCTTGAAGTTAAGCCAAATATGGAGCTGGTTGTAAGACAAGATGATCATACACTGGCAGTTACCTTATATGATGAAAATCGTGAAATACTCAAGGAGATTCAGTCCGAACGATGTGAATCACGTGTTATGCGCAATGAGCGGAATAACGAGTTGTTGAAAGATGTTGAGTTTGCCAAGCCGCTCAGCTTGGACAATCACCCTTGTATAAAGCTGTAGCTATAATTAGTTAAGACAATCTTAAAAAAACCTCTAACCCATCCTCAGGATGATGTTAGAGGTTTTTTTGGCAGTTTATGATTTAAGACAAGTATGTTGGCTCAGGATTTAGCCATAAGATGCTCAAGTCCTACCGCCACCCCATCTTCCTCATTACTGACGGTAACAAATTCAGCCATTTCCTTCAGAATCGGTGCTGCGTTAGCCATAGCGATTCGGTAGCCAGCCACCTCGAACATGGGCTGATCATTATAGCTGTCACCCATTACGGCTACATCTGTTAGCGGGATGCCATAGTGGGCGGCGAGCATAGCTACACCGGAGCCTTTGTTGGCGTCCTCATGGTTAATTTCGATATTATTAACATGGGAAGCTGTAATAATCAGGCCAGGAATCGCAGCGAAGCGAGTAGAAGCTTCTTTGAGCAGTTCCCGGTTTAGTGAAAAAGCTAACGTTTTATAAATTATGTTTTCTTTTTTACTCCAGACCTCTTCCATACTCTCTACGTAAGTTACAGCCGCTTGTTGAAACTGCTGATCGATCATTGCTTTTAGCAGCCAGCTGACTTCCTCGGGCACTTCTTCTTCACTTAGTGCAGATAATTTCTCTAATCTAACCCGTTTATTTAGTTCTACATACACGTTGTCCTCTGTGTATACCTCGTAATACAAATCGGGAATTTCATTCATCCAGCGTAACGCAGGAATGATGTCTTCCTTATTCAGCGGTCTACTTGCTGCGAGCGTACGGTCAGCTAGTGTAACTACTGCGCCATTCAGACTGACCACGGGGCATTCCAGATCCGCTAGCCGCAGCTGTCGTTCCGCATCCATAAAAGAGCGTCCCGTAGCAATAATTACAATGTGACCTAAACTCTGAGCGTTTATAATCGCCTCGCGGTTCTTTGGACTAATTTTTCCTTCTTCGTTCAGCAATGTTCCATCCATATCTAAAGCAATCAGCATAACGTATGATCTCCTTATCCAGTCATAGTTGTCCCCTTCGCGGGTTATGAGAACGTTACTTGTATCTTATCATTAATATTCTGAAAACCAAAAACACCTTTTCATTCCTATTCTGATCGTATATTTTTAGAAAATAGTTCAGTCGTGGTACAATAGTTGTTAAACTAATCGCCTAGCCGAGTCTATCGTCAGTTCATGTTCGTGGGACGTGATCCGCCGATATTTTTTCTGCGTAAGGACATCGGCAGCTGTGTATGTAAGGGGGACTAATCGTGAGATCCAAAAACTTGGCCACCATGTCACTAGCTTTTATGGCATGTGGGTTTCTGATTACACTATTTCTACCTGAAAATCTCGCTGTGATACTACTAAGAGGTGGCTTTGAGGCCGGGCTGGTTGGGGGGATTGCCGACTGGTTCGCAGTAACCGCGTTATTCCGCCATCCGCTGGGGCTGCGTATTCCACATACTTCATTGCTGCTCAAGAATCGGGATAAGATTATCCAGTCGTTAATTACCGCCATGGAGACTGAGCTACTGAACAAAGAGAGCATTGAGAACAAGCTGCGCAAGTTTGGCATCATGTCTATGGGTTCCAAGCTGCTGACGAAGTTCTTTAGCAAGAAGAAGGTCAGAGCCCAGCTCCTAGAGCAGCTTAGCGTATTCGTGTCACGTCTTCCGGTAGAGAAAGCTGTACCGTTTCTTCAAAAAGCAGCCTCTGACTATATTCGTAAAGCGGAGCTTGGGGTTGCGGCTGATAAAATTATCACTAAATTGATGAACGATGGAAAAGATGTAGCTGCTCTGGATTATGCGCTGGAAGGGGTATCCAACTGGAGCGGTCGACCTGAAACGAAAGCTATGCTGGGTAAGATCGCCAGTGAGAAACTGGCTGAAGTGAAGCTCGGTGGACTGAAGGGGATGGCTTTTCAGGCTTTCGTTGGGTTCATGGATGCGGATATGCTTGGTGAAATGCTGCAAGGCATGCTACAGTCCGGTATTCGCGATTTTCGCGAAGAGGATAGCCCTTATCGTGAAGAGATCATCCGAGAAATTCGGGTGGCGCTGTTCCAGATTGTTAATGATGAGGCTAGAATGACTTCTATAAAAGAATGGGCACTTAATGAGCTTGAGGGAGAAGCGGCAACCGCTTTTCTGCTTACTCAATTGGAGAACGTACGCAGCAAGGCACTCTCCTTATTAGAAGAGGACCGCTCAGCTGGCGGACGCAAGCTATTTGCGCTATACGCCCTGCTTGTGCGCCGTATTAGTAAGGAACAAGAGTGGATCGGTAGCTGGGAGGAACGAATTCGCGCTTCACTAATTGCATTTGTAGAGGCTAACCACTTCCGAATCGGTCTTTTGGTGAAAGAGAATCTGGATAGCATGGACGATGCTAGTCTAGTGAATATGCTGGAGGATAAAGTAGGTAAAGATCTTCAGTGGATTCGTGTGAACGGTGCCTTATGTGGTTTTGTTGTAGGGCTTGTACTTACGGTTGTTCAATTTATTTAAATCAAAGTAGTCCGTCTCCAGTGATTGGAGGCGGACTACTTTTTATGCTTGTAGGAATCTATTCTTGTACTAACGCAGCTTGATAAAGCCGTTCCAAATCGGTTGCAGTACGTTGCCAATTGAAGGCCTCAAGCGCATCCGCTCTTCCTTGTTTCCCGATGGTTGCTGCTAAACCCGGATTGCGGCCCAGTCGCAGCAAATTTCTAGCAAAGGGCAAGGCCTCGCGATATCGTTCCACCAGAAATCCGTTATGGCCGGAGTCGATAATTTCGCGGATACCGCCATTACTTGAAGCGATGACGGGCAGTCCCGAGGCCATGGCCTCTACATTAACAAGTCCAAAGGATTCATGATTCTGAGAAGGACATACAAAGCAGTCGGCTGCCTGATACAGGGTGTGAATATCTTCATGAGCTACATTTCCAAGGAAGGAAACGGATACGCCTAGTCGCTGTGCAAGCAGCTTCAGCTGTCGCAAATATGACGGTTTCCCTTTGCCTGCAATTACAAGATGGGCGGGAAGGTGCTTATTTAAATGGTACATAGCACGTATCAATACGGGCACCCCTTTGCGGGGAATGACTCGACCGACGAATAAGACGGTAAAGACCCTCGGGAGTCTGTAAAGTCTGCAAAGATGGTATTTTTCCTGTGTCGTTACAGGAGTGAACCGATCAAGATCTGCTCCGAGCAGGACAATACGGATTTCATTGTTTAATTGAGGGAAGCGACGGGTTAGTCTTCGCTGTAGAGAGTGGCTGTTCGCAATAATCAGATCTGCTCTAGCCAAGGCTCTAGCAGTCTTAACTGTGTCCGGTGTGAATGTAAGAGAATGCAGAAATAGAAATACCGGAAGATGAGGGAGCCGTTTCTTTACAGCAGACATAAGATTGGGGCGATTATCGATCTGAACGATATCAAATGATTCATTCTGAATGTAGTCTAATACCGAAGTACGATAATGAACGGGAGTACTTGCGGGTAACCGAATGATTCTGACTTGCTCTAATATGGAAGCATCGGGCAGTCCCGGCGCTTTTCGACTCACAATGGTAACCTTATGTTTCTTAGCCAGTCTTCTGGCAATGGCCCAAATGCAGATTTCTACTGAACCGTCTCCCGGAACCGGGAGACGTTCCGGCGCAATAATACAAATATGCATGGTTCATGCCTCCTCTGATCCGCTAATGGTTATCCTCTTCCCACCATATGCAGCTTGAGTATCTGGAGATACATCTCAGAAAGCGGAGAGGGCGTTCAACTCATGCCATTCACATAGTCGAAGCATAAAATACTAAGGCTAAGCAAGGCTATGATCATTATTCGAGTGACAGGGGAGAGGGCAATTGGGAAAGAAGTTAAATTCTGCGTTGACCAGCAAATGGATTAAAACCAAGGTGCTCATGCAAAGTTCCGAGATTTCACCGCTCATCCCAGAGACGGTGAAGTTTAGTAAAGCAAACCTAAAGACGATGTTGTTGAAATATGGGATGATTTACGTTAAACCGGAACGCGGTACTTATGGCAATGGTGTGATGAAGGTTGAACAGAGTAAGGAATCTCATGGAATAGAATACAAATACCAAAGTGGAACAAAGATAAAGACCTTTGGAACCTATGACACCTTCCATTCATCCCTCAAGAAGGCGACACGCGGACGTAGTTACTTGATTCAGAGAGGGATTGTTTTGCTGAAGCACGGAAAGCATCGCTTTGATATCCGAGTGATGGTCCAGCTCAGTCCGCGTGGCAAATGGGAAACTACCGGATTGATTGGCCGAGTCGCTGAGAAAGGCAAGATTGTTACCAACTATCATAACGGTGGTACGCTAATGTCTATGGAAAAGCTGCTGTCGCCTTATTTGAACGATGCTCAGCAAGCTCAGATGCTTAAGATATTGAGAAAGCTAGGTGAGGATACCGGACGTTTCTACCATAAGAAATATCCAGGCTTTAAACAGATTGGTGTCGATGTAGGATTAGATAACCACATGACGCCTTGGATTATTGAAGTCAATACTAGTCCGGATCCGTACATTTTCAAACATCTTCCTAATAAAAGCATGTACCGCAAAGTGCTGGCCTATCGCAGAGCAAATGAGAAGAAGAAGTCCGTTAGCTGATTTGCTTCTTCGTATTCGCAATAACAAGGGAAACCTTTTGTTCGAGCTCAATTATTTTTTGCTTATGGATTGCGAGCTGACGATAACCGGAGACTAGTGAAGATAAGGACTGGGTGGTTAACGTAAGGTTTTGTTTGCGAATTGCTGCTTTGAAGTCAGTCCAATCTGCTGAGACACGTTTGTTTAACGAGGTGATCACACTCTTGTTAGATTTGATCGTGATTTGAGGACTTTCAATGCCAGACAAGGTTTTGCGAGCTTCGGCTATCTTTTGTGAACGTGTCTTTTTCGCGGCGTTCAGCTGATTCTGCTTGTCGCTGATCTCTTGGCGTGCCAACTGAACCAAGATCTTCATAGCATTACCTTGGGCACGCAGTACGGTATTCAAGGTCTTATCCTTAAGAGTCTTGGCGATACTAATTCGCTTGTTTAGTGCACTATACTGGTCGAATAAGGGCTGATAGCGTTGCTTGGTGCTCTTAACGGAGGTTTCCAATCGGGTCACTGCTTCAAGATCAATTCCTTTAATTTGTTGACGAACCACAACTAGCGATTGCTCATTATTGTAATGAAGGCTTCGGATTTGCTCCTCGCGCTGATCATACTGCTGCTTTAAGGTGGATAAATCATTGTACAGAGAAGTCAGCTTAACCCTGGCAGGACCTTCTGCCGTTGCGGCTGTCAGATCAAAAGCCGCTTTAATAGAGGGGGTTAATTCTGTTGTAGATGCAGCAATAGCTCCTGATGATGTGCTTAGCAGTAGCAAGATCGTCAGCAGTAGTAAGGGCACTGACTTTAATGTTTTCATTTGTTCTCCTCCTATATTCGTAACTCTAATGGCAACAAAAAAAGCACCCGTAGCAAAGGCAAAAGCCTTTATTACGGGTGCTTCCGGCGTAATAGGTCACGAACGATATTATTATGTTTAATAATAGTTTGCCTCAGCCCATCGAGTCAATATTTAAAATTAAACTATTCTCTATTTAAAATGATACGCAGGACATTTCTTTACTCACTTCTCTTATCGTATACTGAAATAAGAAGGGAATAGAGGGTGCATCGTTTGCAACAAAGGAGGTCTGGCGTAGATGGATAACTCGGTAGAATATAGCACAATGTTAGAACATGCATTTATGAGGTCCCCAGAGGGAATGGCCGTACTATCTTTAAGCGATGGTAATGGCAACTGGCTGAAGGTCAATCCGGCTTTTTGCAATCTACTTGGCTTTACGGAAGCTGAGTTTCTTGCTGGGGCTATTTTTGTAGAAATGGAAGAGAAACAAGCATCTTCGAATGAGCTCTCCTATAGATTAGTGATGAACGAGCTTCAGAGTTCGCCAGCGGGCAGCTGGAAGAAGGAAGCGTACTTTCATAATAAAGTGGGTCGACCTGTATGGCTTTCCCTGACGTTCTCAGGGTTTAGGGTAGTAGAAGGACAAGCCCCCTCGTATATTATGGTGTATGCCGAAGATATTACGGCTCGAAAGATTGTAGATCAACAAATGCCAGATCATCAAGATCATCATCAGCAGATGGAGGATCAGATTCTTCAAAGCGAGCGCAATTATAGATTAATGTCTGAGAACTCGCTGGATTTAATCTCACGTCATGCAGTTAAAGACAGTATCTTCTTGTATTGTTCCTCGGCTAGCCGTACCCTGCTTGGCTATGAGCCTGAGGAATTGGTAGGCACTAGCGCCTTTAGTTATCTTCATCCAGATGATTTAGTTATGATACAAAATCTAATGGAGCGGAGCCGGAGAACTGGCATTATTCCGGCTGTGTCTTACCGCTATCGCCATAAGAGTGGCAGTTACGTTTGGTTCGAATCCAACAGTCGTTACACCTATGATCATGATGGAAATATCATGGAGATTATAGCGGTTGCACG contains the following coding sequences:
- a CDS encoding YheC/YheD family protein, with the protein product MGKKLNSALTSKWIKTKVLMQSSEISPLIPETVKFSKANLKTMLLKYGMIYVKPERGTYGNGVMKVEQSKESHGIEYKYQSGTKIKTFGTYDTFHSSLKKATRGRSYLIQRGIVLLKHGKHRFDIRVMVQLSPRGKWETTGLIGRVAEKGKIVTNYHNGGTLMSMEKLLSPYLNDAQQAQMLKILRKLGEDTGRFYHKKYPGFKQIGVDVGLDNHMTPWIIEVNTSPDPYIFKHLPNKSMYRKVLAYRRANEKKKSVS
- a CDS encoding DUF445 domain-containing protein, which codes for MRSKNLATMSLAFMACGFLITLFLPENLAVILLRGGFEAGLVGGIADWFAVTALFRHPLGLRIPHTSLLLKNRDKIIQSLITAMETELLNKESIENKLRKFGIMSMGSKLLTKFFSKKKVRAQLLEQLSVFVSRLPVEKAVPFLQKAASDYIRKAELGVAADKIITKLMNDGKDVAALDYALEGVSNWSGRPETKAMLGKIASEKLAEVKLGGLKGMAFQAFVGFMDADMLGEMLQGMLQSGIRDFREEDSPYREEIIREIRVALFQIVNDEARMTSIKEWALNELEGEAATAFLLTQLENVRSKALSLLEEDRSAGGRKLFALYALLVRRISKEQEWIGSWEERIRASLIAFVEANHFRIGLLVKENLDSMDDASLVNMLEDKVGKDLQWIRVNGALCGFVVGLVLTVVQFI
- a CDS encoding Cof-type HAD-IIB family hydrolase; this encodes MLIALDMDGTLLNEEGKISPKNREAIINAQSLGHIVIIATGRSFMDAERQLRLADLECPVVSLNGAVVTLADRTLAASRPLNKEDIIPALRWMNEIPDLYYEVYTEDNVYVELNKRVRLEKLSALSEEEVPEEVSWLLKAMIDQQFQQAAVTYVESMEEVWSKKENIIYKTLAFSLNRELLKEASTRFAAIPGLIITASHVNNIEINHEDANKGSGVAMLAAHYGIPLTDVAVMGDSYNDQPMFEVAGYRIAMANAAPILKEMAEFVTVSNEEDGVAVGLEHLMAKS
- a CDS encoding glycosyltransferase family 4 protein; translation: MHICIIAPERLPVPGDGSVEICIWAIARRLAKKHKVTIVSRKAPGLPDASILEQVRIIRLPASTPVHYRTSVLDYIQNESFDIVQIDNRPNLMSAVKKRLPHLPVFLFLHSLTFTPDTVKTARALARADLIIANSHSLQRRLTRRFPQLNNEIRIVLLGADLDRFTPVTTQEKYHLCRLYRLPRVFTVLFVGRVIPRKGVPVLIRAMYHLNKHLPAHLVIAGKGKPSYLRQLKLLAQRLGVSVSFLGNVAHEDIHTLYQAADCFVCPSQNHESFGLVNVEAMASGLPVIASSNGGIREIIDSGHNGFLVERYREALPFARNLLRLGRNPGLAATIGKQGRADALEAFNWQRTATDLERLYQAALVQE
- a CDS encoding amylo-alpha-1,6-glucosidase; this translates as MNSNQVHTSILDEMKTFVSQEANRSISFTNKEAAFYFTQSHHTDHVEHAFFEGLNIAKNRIFGGYTLFVGGQKLDNRTSEVWAYPYKMVRKHADLTEELWLLDYHNLLEISLANAKEAIGITLRGENVSYINQQDHIAFFTAIEGDWVIAVSAINLSPLHMDNEILIADATAGGYYIAAGKTTEEAASLICKARQDISTLKDERVKRMEDFLYHNAHLTSSDDTFTLAMNWLNITMDQLVTRQQGDGIYAGLPWFNEYWGRDQFIALPGAVLVTGQFATARNILLSFAEFQNTDEDSKYFGRIPNILSPGKVDYHTTDGTPRFIIQLQDYVKYSGDTAIIKELYHNVQYSIEGSIKYWVDDKGYLKHADNETWMDARDGNLESYSPRDTRANDIQALWYNQLLAGVYFAEYMNDKVNADKWKGIAETLKHHFEVDFIDQAHPYLADRLDAEDKPEFSLRPNQLFAFEMFDDNDFKARAIRTAWEELVYPWGVASLDRHHPLFRPFHLTSHYPKDEAYHNGAVWIWLNGIAMQRMIEAGQEETAYQLFKNMNWQALNLGVVGGLCENMDAYPEEGKSWAKLTGAYLQAWSNAEQLRVWYQYFLGIRPDLINNTLTIAPRIPQELESLAYDVNIGNGRIEATYNRGLEITHSYTFKNVGLEVMIDVSPFETISLEVKPNMELVVRQDDHTLAVTLYDENREILKEIQSERCESRVMRNERNNELLKDVEFAKPLSLDNHPCIKL